The following are from one region of the Nymphaea colorata isolate Beijing-Zhang1983 chromosome 7, ASM883128v2, whole genome shotgun sequence genome:
- the LOC116257119 gene encoding protein NEGATIVE GRAVITROPIC RESPONSE OF ROOTS-like — translation MGFWIIMPYIFDFPSSTFHSDTRIDGIQVYNSPLSFLNARVLFNVSSSELSHHKRSKAFPALQWLLQACQPPMRILNWMQQKLTKKPTASNSCNANHINPRKGDAIIEANSSKRIGSGGWQQGLLTIGTFGNTEIDEKVGEDSEAHDQNSSSGLIPELTEFTTEEIGKLKQELTKYLALKHSCRRAGAGEQQDPPSKGGSARKNDCPLNKFLNCPSSLDVDRVSSLRHACDSSGENEDPDNYYVVPTKVKDVCRADAARAGIRQISISLLLKKMFVCEGGFTLAPSIREPQLVQSRMEKLMKAILHHKIYPQHSNSGKKLILSKSTEKMDAEEESRAWESDRCKWVKTDSEFIVLEM, via the exons ATGGGATTCTGGATCATCATGCCTTATATATTTGACTTTCCGTCTTCCACCTTTCACTCTGACACTCGCATAGACGGAATACAGGTTTACAACTCTCCTCTTTCATTTCTCAACGCCCGAGTTCTCTTCAATGTCTCCAGTTCAGAACTAAGCCATCACAAGCGGTCGAAGGCATTTCCTGCGCTGCAGTGGCTGCTGCAAGCCTGTCAGCCTCCAATGAGG ATCTTAAATTGGATGCAACAAAAGCTCACAAAGAAACCGACGGCGTCAAATTCTT GCAATGCCAATCATATTAATCCTCGCAAAGGCGATGCGATCATTGAAGCGAATTCCTCCAAGCGTATTGGCTCGGGCGGCTGGCAGCAGGGGCTGCTGACAATAGGAACCTTCGGCAATACTGAGATCGATGAGAAAGTGGGAGAAGACAGTGAAGCACATGATCAGAATTCATCATCTGGCCTTATTCCAGAGTTGACGGAGTTTACCACGGAAGAGATTGGGAAGCTGAAACAGGAGCTGACAAAGTACTTAGCACTTAAGCACTCCTGCCGGCGTGCCGGCGCCGGCGAGCAGCAGGACCCACCGTCAAAGGGAGGGAGCGCACGCAAGAATGACTGTCCCTTGAACAAATTTTTGAACTGCCCATCTAGCCTGGACGTCGACCGGGTCAGCAGTCTGCGGCATGCATGCGACTCAAGCGGTGAAAATGAAGATCCGGACAATTATTACGTTGTTCCAACAAAGGTGAAGGATGTTTGCCGTGCTGATGCTGCGCGCGCTGGAATCAGGCAAATATCAATCTCGCTCCTACTGAAGAAGATGTTTGTGTGCGAAGGTGGGTTCACACTGGCACCGAGCATAAGAGAGCCACAGTTGGTACAATCAAGAATGGAGAAG TTGATGAAAGCGATCCTTCACCATAAGATATATCCCCAGCATTCTAACTCAGGCAAGAAGCTCATCCTGAGCAAATCAACTGAAAAAATGGATGCAGAAGAGGAATCAAGAGCATGGGAAAGTGACAGATGTAAATGGGTTAAGACTGATTCTGAAT TTATTGTCTTGGAGATGTAG
- the LOC116257118 gene encoding pentatricopeptide repeat-containing protein At2g33680-like, producing the protein MIAGFAYHGQQEKAFELVRKMQSEELNLDVFTLSALLTACSFLPSEYSIGCHKGITSLGLLLLQFDEMLKDGLKIDSFVVSSLLGVLSNLMYLELGKQFHAQTIKTGLEFDLTIGSSLVTMYSKCGNTGDSDSQKVFDLLCATNVVSWTAKIAGYAQNGQGLEALQTFEQMLGKDIEPDAMTFVGV; encoded by the exons ATGATTGCTGGATTTGCATATCATGGCCAGCAAGAAAAGGCATTTGAACTAGTCAGAAAAATGCAGTCTGAAGAACTGAACCTTGATGTATTCACTCTGTCAGCTCTCCTCACTGCTTGTTCT TTTCTTCCTTCAGAGTATTCAATAGGATGCCATAAAGGGATCACTTCTCTTGGTCTTCTCTTGTTGCAATTTGATGAGATGCTAAAGGATGGATTGAAAATAGATAGTTTTGTTGTCTCATCTCTTCTTGGGGTGCTCTCAAATCTCATGTACTTGGAACTGGGCAAGCAATTTCATGCTCAAACCATAAAAACAGGCCTGGAGTTCGACCTTACTATAGGTAGCTCTTTGGTTACAATGTACTCAAAATGTGGTAACACAGGAGATTCAGATTCTCAAAAagtatttgatcttttatgtgCAACAAATGTTGTGTCTTGGACTGCCAAGATTGCAGGCTACGCTCAAAATGGACAAGGTCTTGAGGCTCTTCAAACATTTGAGCAGATGCTAGGGAAAGATATTGAACCAGATGCTATGACTTTTGTTGGGGTTTAG